Proteins encoded in a region of the Dasypus novemcinctus isolate mDasNov1 chromosome 24, mDasNov1.1.hap2, whole genome shotgun sequence genome:
- the CRLS1 gene encoding cardiolipin synthase (CMP-forming) isoform X2, with protein MLASRVARGSWGALRGAAWTRGARPGERRARGALLPGLRAPCRLGCLRALAPRWGLRPFALGPRLPGAGPRGHCSGAGKAAPGPAAGGGAAAEAPGGRWGPASAASLYENPWTIPNMLSMTRIGLAPVLGYLIIEEDFNIALGVFALAGLTDLLDGFIARNWANQKSALGSALDPLADKILISILYVSLTYADLIPVSLTYMIISRDVMLIAAVFYVRYRTLPTPRTLAKYFNPCYATARLKPTFISKVNTAVQLILVAASLAAPVFNYADSIYLQILWPGSPGAAVRPELTRQLG; from the exons ATGCTGGCGTCGCGCGTGGCGCGCGGCTCGTGGGGGGCCCTGCGCGGCGCCGCCTGGACGCGGGGGGCGCGGCCGGGCGAGAGGCGCGCCCGCGGGGCCCTACTACCGGGCCTGCGCGCGCCGTGCCGCCTGGGCTGCTTGCGCGCCCTCGCCCCGCGCTGGGGGCTGCGCCCGTTCGCGCTCGGCCCGCGGCTGCCCGGGGCCGGCCCGCGAGGCCACTGCTCGGGCGCGGGGAAGGCGGCCCCGGGGCCCGCGGCCGGAGGGGGCGCCGCCGCCGAGGCCCCGGGCGGCCGGTGGGGCCCGGCGAGCGCTGCCAGCCTG TATGAAAACCCATGGACAATCCCAAATATGTTGTCTATGACGAGAATTGGCTTGGCCCCAGTTTTGGGCTATTTGATTATTGAAGAAGATTTTAATATTGCACTAGGAGTTTTTGCTTTAGCGGGACTAACTGATTTG TTGGATGGATTTATTGCTCGAAACTGGGCCAATCAGAAATCAGCTTTGGGAAGTGCTCTTGATCCACTTGCTGATAAAATACTTATCAGCATCTTGTATGTTAGCTTGACCTATGCAGATCTTATTCCAG tttcacttACTTATATGATCATTTCAAGAGATGTAATGTTGATTGCAGCTGTTTTTTACGTCAGGTATAGAACTCTTCCAACACCG CGAACCCTTGCTAAATATTTCAATCCTTGCTATGCCACTGCTAGGTTAAAACCAACGTTCATCAGCAAG GTAAACACAGCAGTCCAGTTAATCTTGGTGGCAGCTTCTTTGGCAGCTCCAGTTTTCAATTA
- the CRLS1 gene encoding cardiolipin synthase (CMP-forming) isoform X3 — protein sequence MLASRVARGSWGALRGAAWTRGARPGERRARGALLPGLRAPCRLGCLRALAPRWGLRPFALGPRLPGAGPRGHCSGAGKAAPGPAAGGGAAAEAPGGRWGPASAASLYENPWTIPNMLSMTRIGLAPVLGYLIIEEDFNIALGVFALAGLTDLLDGFIARNWANQKSALGSALDPLADKILISILYVSLTYADLIPVSLTYMIISRDVMLIAAVFYVRYRTLPTPVKTNVHQQGKHSSPVNLGGSFFGSSSFQLR from the exons ATGCTGGCGTCGCGCGTGGCGCGCGGCTCGTGGGGGGCCCTGCGCGGCGCCGCCTGGACGCGGGGGGCGCGGCCGGGCGAGAGGCGCGCCCGCGGGGCCCTACTACCGGGCCTGCGCGCGCCGTGCCGCCTGGGCTGCTTGCGCGCCCTCGCCCCGCGCTGGGGGCTGCGCCCGTTCGCGCTCGGCCCGCGGCTGCCCGGGGCCGGCCCGCGAGGCCACTGCTCGGGCGCGGGGAAGGCGGCCCCGGGGCCCGCGGCCGGAGGGGGCGCCGCCGCCGAGGCCCCGGGCGGCCGGTGGGGCCCGGCGAGCGCTGCCAGCCTG TATGAAAACCCATGGACAATCCCAAATATGTTGTCTATGACGAGAATTGGCTTGGCCCCAGTTTTGGGCTATTTGATTATTGAAGAAGATTTTAATATTGCACTAGGAGTTTTTGCTTTAGCGGGACTAACTGATTTG TTGGATGGATTTATTGCTCGAAACTGGGCCAATCAGAAATCAGCTTTGGGAAGTGCTCTTGATCCACTTGCTGATAAAATACTTATCAGCATCTTGTATGTTAGCTTGACCTATGCAGATCTTATTCCAG tttcacttACTTATATGATCATTTCAAGAGATGTAATGTTGATTGCAGCTGTTTTTTACGTCAGGTATAGAACTCTTCCAACACCG GTTAAAACCAACGTTCATCAGCAAG GTAAACACAGCAGTCCAGTTAATCTTGGTGGCAGCTTCTTTGGCAGCTCCAGTTTTCAATTA